The Streptomyces laurentii region GGTCGACGTCATCGCGCCACCGCCTCGGCCAGGGCGGAGACGGTGTCACAAGAGGGCGCTACGGCTGGTGCGGGGGCGACGGGGCGGTGCAGGCGGTGCAGGCAGTGCAGGCAGTGCATGGTGGTCCCAGGGTCCGAGGGCGGGGCGGAAGCCGGACGGCTTCCTCTTTCGTTCCCTTTTCCCGGGTACGGACCGGTTCGCGCGCCGGGCCGGACGAACGCACCCGAACGTGTGATCGCCCCCGGGGTCCGCTGACGCCGCCGGGCGAAGGGAGACCGCCGGCCGGCCGTGCCGCCCCGCGCGCCTGACCACGCCGCCCCCGCGCGTCCGGCCGGCCCGATCCCCGTACCAGCGAAAAAACATGCCCCCACCTCTTGCCAAACCCCCGGGGCGGGCGGTTTTACTGACCCCGAAAAGATCTACCGAATGATCGGTCGTCCGTTTTACGACGGGTGCGACCGCGGTGGTACGGACGTGAGGCGAGGGAGTGGCGCATGACTGACCTGCTGGACGCGGGCGAGCGGCTCGGACGCGACGAGCTGGAGGCGCTCCAGCTGGAGCGGATGCGCGCGAGTCTGCGGCACGCCTATGACAACGTGGCGTTCTACCGGCAGTCCTTCGACCAGGCGGGAGTACGGCCCGAGGACTGCCGCACCCTCGCCGACCTGGCCCGTTTCCCCTTCACCACCAAGATCGACCTGCGCGAGCACTATCCGTACGGGATGTTCGCGGTCGACCAGTCCGAGATCCGCAGGCTGCACGCCTCCAGCGGTACGACCGGACGTCCCACGGTGGTCGGTTACACCCGGCGGGACCTGGACACCTGGGCCGACATGGTGGCGCGCTCGCTGCGCGCGGCCGGCGCCCGGCCCGGTCACAAAGTGCACGTGGCGTACGGCTACGGCCTGTTCACCGGCGGACTCGGCGCGCACTACGGGGCCGAGCGGCTGGGCTGTACCGTCATCCCGGCCTCCGGCGGCATGACCGCCCGCCAGGTCCAGCTGATCTCGGACCTGCGGCCCGAGATCATCATGGTGACGCCCTCGTACATGCTCACCCTGCTCGACGAGTTCGAGCGCCAGGGCGTCGACCCGCGCGGCACCTCCCTCAAGGTCGGGGTCTTCGGCGCCGAGCCGTGGACCGAGGAGATGCGCCGGGAGATCGAGGAGCGCTTCGCGATCGACGCGGTCGACATATACGGCCTGTCCGAGGTGATGGGCCCGGGCGTGGCGCAGGAGTGCGTGGAGACCAAGGACGGCCTGCACATCTGGGAGGACCACTTCTACCCGGAGATCGTGGACCCGATCACCGGCGAGGTGCTGCCGGACGGGGAGCAGGGCGAGCTGGTCTTCACCTCCCTGACCAAGGAGGCGATGCCGGTGATCCGGTACCGCACCCGCGACCTGACCCGGCTGCTGCCCGGCACCGCGCGCGCCTTCCGCCGGATGGAGAAGGTCACCGGCCGCAGCGACGACATGATCATCCTGCGCGGGGTGAACCTCTTCCCGACCGCGGTCGAGGAGATCGTGCTCCGTACCCCCGCCGTCGCCCCGCACTTCCAGCTCCGCCTCACCCGCGAGGACCGGCTCGACGCCCTGACCGTACGCGTCGAGGCGCGCCCCGAGGCGACGCCCGACCAGCGCGCGGAGGCGGCCCGGGTCATCACCGCGGCGGTCAAGGACGGCATCGGGGTCTCGGTGCGGGTCGAGGTGGTCGACCCGGAGACCCTGGAGCGGAGCGTGGGCAAGATCAAGCGGATCGTGGATCTGCGCGGGAAGGGATGACCGTACGGCCCTGCCGGTGCGCCCCGCATCGGCAGGGCCTCGCGCCCCTCGGCCGCCGACGCGTCGCGGCATATGCCAAGCGAGCGGGACTCGTCGTCATCGCCGTCCGCCATGTCGTCGGGCCGGCCTTCGAGCCGGTGAAGGTGTCCCTCGGCTCGTGGAGTCACCCGGAGCCGGCGGTACTGAAGTTCGCCGGCGTCCCGCTCTACGGCGGTTTCCTCTACGCGGCCGCCGGCAGCTACGTCTGCCGGGCCTGGCATCTGCTCGGCCTCGAACCGGTCCGCTACCGGCCCCGGGCGATGGCGCTGGTGGCCGCGGCCGTCTACGCCGACTTCTTCACCCACCACTGGCTGCCCGACATGCGCTGGCCGCTGGTGCCGCCCTGATCAGCGTCACCTTCGTGCTCGCGGCGATCTCCTTCAACGGTCGCCGAACCGCTCCCGCAGCTCGCGCTTGAGGATCTTGCCGCTGGCGTTGCGGGGCAGCCCGTCGACCAGGATCACCCGCTTCGGCGCCTTGAAGCCCGCGAGCCTCTCGCGGGCGTGGGCGAGGAGTTCGGCCTCGGTGACCTCGGCGCACGGGACGACGAAGGCGGTGACGGCCTCGATCCAGCGCTCGTCGGGCAGGCCGACGACGGCGGTCTCGGCGACCGCCGGGTGGGTGTAGAGGGCGTCCTCGACCTGACGGGAAGCGACCAGCACGCCACCGGAGTTGATGACGTCCTTCACCCGGTCGACGACCGTGAAGTAGCCGTCGGCGTCGCGCACCGCGAGGTCGCCGGAGCGGAACCAGCCGCCCCGGAACGCCTCCTTGGTCTCCTCCCGCTTTTCCCAGTAGCCGGCGCACAACTGCGGGCTGCGGTAGACGACTTCACCGGCGGTTCCGTCCGGGACGTCCTCGCCGTTCTCGTCGACGACCTTCGCCTCGACATGGCGGACGGGACGGCCGCAGGAGTCCATCCGTCCCTCGTGCTCGTCGGGCCCGAGGACGGTGGCCAGCGGCCCGATCTCCGACTGGCCGAAGCAGTTGTAGAAGCGCAGCTCCGGCAGCCGGTCGCGCAGTTGCTCCAGGACCGGGACGGGCATGATCGAGGCGCCGTAGTACGCCTTGCGCAGCGCCGACAGGTCGCGGGTGGCGAACTCGGGGTGCCGGGAGAGACCGATCCACACCGTCGGCGGCGCGAACAGGCTGTCGCAGCGCCCGGAGGCGACGAGGTCGAGGAGGACGGCCGGGTCGGGCCCGTCGACGATGGTGTTCTCGGCGCCCACCGCGAGGTAGGGCAGCAGGAAGACGTGCATCTGCGCCGAGTGGTAGAGCGGCAGCGAGTGCACCGGACGGTCGTCCTCGCGCAGGTCGAGGGCGTCGATCGCGCTGGCGTACTCGTGCACGAGGGCGCGGTGGGTCATCATCGCGCCCTTGGGCAGGGCGGTGGTGCCCGAGGTGTAGAGCAGCTGAACGAGGTCGCGGGCGTCGCGCTCCGCCTGGTACGGGTCGGGCTCGGCGAGCGCCGTGAGGAACGAGTCCTCGGTGTCCCGCAGGGCCCGTACGGGGATGTCGTCCGGGACCCGGCCGGCCAGGTCCGGGTCGGCGAGGACCAGCGCGGTACCCGACTGGCGCAGGATGTAGTCGAGGTCCTCGCCGGTGAGGTGATGATTGACCGGCACGTGCACCAGGCCCGCGCGGGCACAGGCCAGGAACGCGATCAGGTAGGCGTCGGAGTTGTGGGCGTATGTCGCGACCCGGTCGCCCTCCTGGAGCCCCGTCCACTGCCCGGCCTCGTACAGCAGCGACGCCCCGGTCGAGACGGCGGCGTCCAGCTCGGCGTAGGTCCAGGTCCGGTCGCCGTAACGGACGGCGATCCGGTCGGGGACGCGCTGGGCGCTGCGGCGCAGCACGCCGTCGACGGTGCGGGACAGCAGCTCTCGTTCCATGGCTGGAGATCTTGGGCGGGGACCGGAGCGCTGGTCAAGTACCCGGCACGAGCCCGTTCCGCCGGTCCGTGCGCGAGTCGTGCCGCGAGTCCGTGCCGTCATCCCCTCGCGCGGTCCGAGGATGACCTGTCCCCGTGGTCCGGCATCGACAGGACAAGCGCCCGCCTGTCTCGATAGGCCGACTTCCCCCTTCCCTGATACTTGTTGCCCCTCGCCTGCCGGGAGACACGTTGCATCCGCGTACTTCCTCACCCACCCGCCTGAAACGCCTCGCACTGGTCGCCGCGGCCCTCGCCACCGTCGCCGCCTCGCTGCCCGCCGCCGCGGCCGCCGGCCCGGACGACCGGACGCGGCGCCCGTCGGACGGCGGTCTGTCGGCGGTCATCCGGACCACCGAGTACGGCATCCCGCACATCGTCGCCAAGGACTACGCGAGCCCGGGCTTCGGAACGGGCTGGGCGCAGGCCGCCGACGAGGTCTGCACGCCGGCCGGCGGATTCGTGACCGTGAACGGCGAACGTTCCCGCTGGTTCGGTGCCGACGCGCCGGCCGACAACTCGATGCCGTCGGCCACGGAGAACCTCTCCAGCGACCTGTTCTTCCAGGGCGTCAAGGACGCCGGGACGGTCGAGGCGCTGCTCGCCACGCCCGCGCCGGCCGGGCCGGGTACGCGGGTGAAGGAGCTGATGCGCGGCTACGCGGCCGGTTACCACGGCTGGCTGCGCCGAAACCGGATCACCCGACCCGGCCCGCGCGGGCGCCGGGTGGGCGCGCCCGGTCACCGCCCTCGATATGGCGCGCCACGGTTGGGCGGGGGCCGTGCTCCTCGGCCAGGGGCGCGCCCCCGGTGTGCCGATGAACCCGCACCGGCTCACCCTCGACCCGGCCGACCCGACCACGTATCTGGTGGACGGCGAACGAGAGCGGATGACCCCGCACCCGGTGACGGTCGCGGTCAAGGGCGGCGCCCCGGTGACCCGGACCCAGTGGTGGACCCGGTACGGCCCGGTGGTCGACGGGCTCGACCCCACCCTGACGCTCCCGTGGACGGCGACGATGGCCTACGCGCTCGGCGACCCGAACGCCGTCAACCTGCGGATGTCCGACACCGCGCTGGGCTTCGCGCGGTCCCGCTCCACCCGCGAGCTCGCCGAGACGCCGCGCCGCACCCAGGGCCTGCCGTGGGTGAACACGATCGCCGCCGACTCGGCCGGGCACACCCCACTCGGCGTCTGGAACTGCACGAACGCCCGGTGGGACCCGGCGGGCGGCGGCTATACGGAGGTCGTGGCGGGGTCGAGCCACATCCAGGCGGTCGGCTGGGACGGGAGCGGCTGCCCGGTGGCCCGCACCCTGCTGACGTACTCCCAGTCCGACGACCCGGGCTCGGCGCACTTCAGCGACCAGACCAGGCTGTTCTCGGACGGGCGCTGGGTGACCTCCCGGTACTGCGAGAAGGAAATCCTGAGCTCGCCCGCGCTGAAGGTCGTGACGGTGGGGGAGTGACCGCGGGGCCGCGGCGGGCCCGGGGACCGGGCCGCGGCCCCGCCGCCCGGTCACAACCGTCTTGTCACGGCCGTCCGGTCACGGGCTGAACGACAGGAACACGAAGGCCGCGAAGATCGAGAGGTGGACGCTGCCCTGGAGCAGGGTGGCCCGGCCGGGCACCACCGTCAGGGCGCTCACCACGGCCGTGAGCACGAACAGCACCATATGGAGGGGTCCCAGACCGAGGATCAGGGGCCCGTCCAGCCAGATCGAGGCCAGCGCGATCACCGGGATGGTGAGGCCGATGCTGGCGATGGCGGAGCCGTAGGCCAGGTTCATGCTGGTCTGCATCCGGTCGCGGCGGGCCGCCCGCACGGCGGCGAGGGTCTCGGGGAGCAGCACCATCATGGCGATGACGACGCCGACGACGGCCTTGGGCAGTCCCGCCGAGGCGACGGCGTCCTCGATGGTGGGCGAGACGAGCTTGGCGTTGCCGACGACGGCGACGAGGGCGAGCAGGAGCAGACCGAGGCTGATCCACGCCATCCGGAAACTCGGCGGCTGGGCGTGCTCGTCGTCGATCTGCTGGCCCGGGCGGGTCACGGGCAGGAAGTAGTCGCGGTGCCGGACGGTCTGGACGGCGACGAACACCCCGTACAGACAGAGCGAGGCGACGGCGGCGAAGCCCAGCTGCGCGGCGGAGAACTCGGGGCCGGGGTGGCTGGTGGTGAAGGTCGGCAGGACCAGGGTCATGGTGGTGAGGGTGCAGACGACGGCGAGTTCGCCGCCGGTGCCCTCGGCATGGAAGACGGCGGTCCGGTTGCGCAGGGCGGCGACCAGGAGGGCGAGGCCGACGATGCCGTTGCAGGTGATCATGACGGCGGCGAAGACGGTGTCCCGGGCGTAGCTGGTGGCCTTGTCGCCGCCGCCGATCATGAGGGTGACGATCAGTCCGACCTCGATGACGGTGACGGCCACGGCGAGCACGAGTGAGCCGTAGGGTTCGCCGACCCGCAGCGCGATGACCTCGGCGTGGTGGACGGCCGAGAGGACGGCGGCGATGAGACAGAGCACGATGAGCGCCACGGCGAAGCCGGGAAGGTGGTCGCGCCCCCATCCGAGGGCGAGGCCGATGGCCGCGACGACCGGTCCCCAGGTGGTCCACTGTCGTGTCAGTCCTGCGGTAGTCGAACTCATGCCCTGAATCCTGCCACAAAGGGGAGGATTGCCCTCCGCTTGTGGCGTGCGCGCCGGAGGTGACGCTCACTCAAGTACCGGACCCCGTAAGGGATCACGCGCGATCGAGTGCATCGACATCCGGACGGGCGTTCGACGTCCGGCGTCCCCCTCGGGTACGTTCGAGGGGACGGCGCCACCGTGTGCGTACGGCCCCCAGGGGCCGTTCCCGGGCGTTCCCGTCGCCGGTCTCATCCCTTCCCTTCGCGGGCCTCCCCGTACGACGCGCGCAGACGTCGCTTGTACAACTTGCCGTTGGGGTCACGGGGCATCACGGCGATGAAGTCGACCGATCGCGGATGCTTGTACGAGGCCAGCCGGCCCGTGCAGTGGTCGAGGAGCGCGGCGGCGAGGTCCGGACCCGGGGCATGCCCCTCGGCCGGTTCGACGACTGCCTTGACCTCCTCACCCCAGTCGGGGTGCGGGATACCGAAGACGGCGGCGTCGGCGACGGCGGGATGGGCGAGGAGCGCGGCCTCGATCTCGGCGGGGTAGATGTTGACGCCCCCGGAGATGATCATGTCGATCTTCCGGTCGCGCAGGAAGAGGAAGCCGTCCTCGTCCAGGACGCCGAGGTCGCCGACGGTGAAGAAGTCGCCGATGCGGCTGCGCGCGGTCTTGGCCTCGTCCTTGTGATAGCGGAAGCCGCCGCTGCGCATCGTCATGTAGACGGTGCCGAGCCGGCCGGGCGGCAGCCGGTTCCCGTCGTCGTCGAAGACGGCGAGTTCACTGATGGGCCAGGCGCGGCCGACCGTGCCGGGCTTCTTCAGCCAGTCCTCGGCGGTGGCGAACGTCCCGCCGCCCTCGCTCGCCGCGTAGTACTCCTCGACGCACGGCCCCCACCACTCGATCATGGCCCGCTTGACATGCTCGGGGCAGGGCGCGGCACCGTGCAGGGCATGGCGCATCGAGGAGACGTCGTACCGCCGGCGGATCTCCTCGGGCAGTGCGAGCAGCCGGTGGAACTGGGTGGGGACCATGTGGGTGTGAGTGCAGCCATGGCTGTCGATGAGCCGCAGCATCTCCTCCGGGGTCCACTTGTCCATGACGACAAGCGGATGGCCGAGGTGCAGGGCGGCGGCCGCGAACTGGAGGACGGCGGTGTGGTAGAGCGGCGAGCACACCAGATGGACGTTGCCGTCGAAGGGCCGGATGCCGAACATGCCGAGGAATCCGCCCAGATGGGTCTCCTCGGGCGGCACGCCGGGCAGCGGGCGGCGGATGCCGCGGGGGCGGCCGGTGGTACCGGAGGTGTAGTTCATGACCCAGCCGAGGGTGCGGTCCGCGGGAGTGTCCGCGGAGTACCCGTCGAGGAGTTCGGCGTACGGGCGGAAGCCGGGGATCCCGCCGACCGCGAACCGCCCGGCGGGCGCGAGGCCCGCCTCGTCGGCGGCGCCGGTGGCGGCCTCGGCGAAGCGCTCGTGGGCGAGCAGCACCCGGGCGCCGGAGTCGGCGACGATCCAGGCGATCTCGGGGCCGACCAGATGGTGGTTGACCGGCACCAGATAGAACCCGGCCTCGGCGGCGGCCAGATAGGCGGTGAGGAAGGCGGGGCCGTTGGGCAGCACGACGGCGAAGGCGTCGCCGCGCTCCAGTCCGGCGGCACGCAGTCCGTGCACCAGCCGGTGGGCGTCGGCGAGCAGCCGGCCGGCGGACCACCGCGTACCGTCGGGCGCGACGAGGACGATACGGCCGGGGTCGGCGGCGGCCTGGGCCCAGAACCCCGGGAGTCCTTCGATGTCCGGACGCGTCGGACCCTGGTTCATCGTGCGCTCCTTCCGGCGATGCGGTCGATCCGGTCGACGGCCTGCTCGAAGCCGCGGGTGAGGTCGTCGACGACCTGCTGGACAGAGCGTTCGGAGGTCATGCGGCCGACGATCTGGCCGACCGGGGTGCCGAGCAGTGGGGCGACCTCGTACTTCTGGATCCGGGAGACGGCCTCGGCGACGAGCAGACCCTGGAGCGGCATGGGCAGCGGGCCGGGGCCGGCCGGGTCGTCCCAGGCGTCGGTCCACGCGGTGCGCAGCTGACGGGCGGGTTTGCCGGTCAGGGCGCGGGAGCGGACGGTGTCGCCGGAGCCGGCGGCGAGGAGCTTGGCGGTGAGGGCGCGGGAGTGGAGTTCGGCCTCGGTGGTGGTGAGCCAGAGCGAGCCGAGCCAGACGCCCTGGGCGCCGAGGGCGAGGCCGGCGGCGATCTGCGCGCCGCTGCCGATGCCGCCGGCGGCGAGGACGGGCAGCGGGGCGACGGCGTCGACGACCTCGGGGGTGAGGACCATGGTGGCGATCTCGCCCGTGTGGCCGCCGGCCTCGTAGCCCTGGGCGACGACGATGTCGATGCCCGCCGCCGCGTGATGGCGGGCGTGCCGGGCGCTGCCGGCCAGGGCGGCGACGAGGACGCCGTGCTCGTGGGCGCGGGCGACGACGTCGGGGGGCGGCGAGCCGAGGGCGTTGGCGAGGAGCTTGATGGGGTAGTGGAAGGCGACGTCGAGCTGGCCGCGGGCCACCTGTTCCATCCAGCCGGTGATCCGCCAGCCGGAGGCCTCGCCCTCGGGCAGGTCGGGGACGTCGTGCTTCGCGAGGGTGTCGCGGACGAACGCGCGATGCCCCTCGGGGATCATCGCCTCGACGTCGGCCTCGGTCACCCCGTCGACCTTCTTGGCGGGCATGACGACGTCGAGTCCGTAGGGCAGCCCGTCGGTGTGCGCCTGCATCCAGTCGAGGTCGCGGGCCAGGTCGTCGGGTGCGGTGTAGCGGACCGCGCCGAGGACGCCGAGTCCGCCGGCTCTGGTGATCGCCGCGGCCACCGCGGGGAACGGCGTGAAGCCGAAGAGGGCGTGCTCGATCCCGAGGGTCCGGCTCAGCTCCGTCTGCATGGGCGGCATGGTGCCGCAGCCGGGGTGCCGAGGGAAGAGATTTCCTGATGCTGTGTCAGATTGTTTCGACGCGGGGCGGGGTGTGGGAGAGGGTGGGCATGACGGAACCGATGAGAGAGTCGAGAGCGACGGGAACGACCGGATCCACGGGGCCTGCGGGGCAGGCGGGACACGAGAGCCGGGGGCCGAGCCGACGGGCGTTCGGCGGTGGGGTCCTGGCGCTGGGAGGTGCGCTGATGATCGGTACGGTGCCGGGGGCGGCCGCGGCCGAACCGGGGCCCGGGTCCGCGGCGGGAGCGGACGGCGGGACCGCGGACGGGGCCCCGGAGCCGGGCTTCGGCAGCGGGCGGCGGACCACGCTGCGGCGCGGCACGGCCGGGCAGGCCGGACTGCTGCCGGAACACCTGGACCGGCTCGTCACGAATGCCGAATCCTTCCTGCGCCCCTCCCCCACCCATCCCTGGTACGCCGGCGCGGTGCTGCTCGCCGGGCGGGGCGGTACCGTCGCGCTGCACCGGCCGATCGGCATGGCGGCGCGCTACTCCGCGTACGACGAGAAGACCGACACCGGTGTCGAGCTGCCGCCCGGCGAGCGGGTCCCGATGCGCGAGGACACCGTCTTCGATCTGGCGTCCGTCTCCAAGCTGTTCACCTCGATCCTGGCCGTGCGCCACATCGAGCACGGCACGCTGGAGCTGGAGGAGAAGGTCACGGCGTATCTGCCGGAGTTCGGGGGCGGCGGCAAGCAGGACGTCACGGTCCGCCAGCTGCTCACCCACACCTCGGGGTTCCGCGCCTGGATCCCGCTCTTCAAGGAGCCGACCCGCGAGGGACGACTGCGGCTGCTGTGGAACGAGGTGCCCGCGAACCCTCCGGGCACGGTCTACCTCTACTCCGACCTCAACCTGATCACGCTCCAGCTGATCCTGGAGCGGCTCACCGGCCGCCCCCTCGACGAGCTGCTGCGCACCGAGATCACCGGCCCGCTCGGGATGAACCGCACCCGGTACAACCCGCCGCCGTCCTGGCGGCCGGGCATCGCCGCGACGGAGGACGCGCGCCTGCCGTGGTCCGGCCTTGACCGGGGCTTGGTGTGGGGCGAGGTGCACGACGAGAACGCGTACGCCATGGGCGGGGTGGCCGGGCACGCCGGGGTGTTCTCCTGCGCCTGGGACCTCGCGATCCTGGCCCGGACGCTGCTCAACGGCGGCGCCTACGGCGACACCCGGATCCTCTCCCCCGCCTCCGTGGAGCTGATGTTCAGCGACTTCAACACGGCGTTCCCGGGCGACGCGCACGGCCTCGGCTTCGAGCTGTACCAGCACTGGTACATGGGCGCGATGGCCACCCCGCGCACGGCCGGGCACACCGGATTCACCGGCACCAGTCTCGTCCTCGACCCGTCGACCGACGCGTTCCTGATCGTCCTGGGCAACTCCGTGCACCCGGTACGGAACTGGCGCTCGGGCTCCGCGCCGCGCGTCGCCGCCGCCGACGCCCTGGCCCGTGCCGTACCGGTGCGCCCGGCCCGGGGCCGTACCGCCTGGTTCTCCGGGATGGCGAACGGCACCACCGCCACCCTCACCCTGCCGGACGTCACGGGCGCGGCGCGGATCGAGTGCGCGCTGTGGTGGGACACCGAGCCGGGCGCGGACGCCGCCGTCCTGGAGGCCTCGGCCGACGGCGGCGCGCACTGGGCGCCCGTCCCCTTCCGTACGTCCACTCGTGGCGCCGGCCGTCCCCGTGCCACGGATCATCCGGCGGGCTCGGCCGACGGCTGGTCGGGGCGCGCGTGGCACGACCTCTCCGCCGACCTGTCGGCCTGGTCGGCGGCGCCGGTACGGCTGCGCTGGCGGTACACCACCGACCGGCTGTACGCCGGGCGCGGGGTGTACGTGGACGGCCTGCGGCTCCTCGACGCCGCCGGCACCCCGCTCTTCGACGAGGCCCGGCCGGCGGACGGGGCGCGGATCGAGGCGCGGGGGTGGTCGGCCTCCGCCGACTGACCGGGGCGGGCCGCAACTTGCCAACGCCATCGCCGGTCCGGGTGAGCACGAGTGCCTTGTGTCGTGGAGCTTCCGGCGGCACCGCCGGCAGATCGTGGCCGCGCTCCGCCTCGCACGCGGCTGGTGCGGTGACCCGTGTGATCACAGACACCACCATTCCCCCACGGCGCGGGAGGCCGACCATTCCCGGTGATCCCGGCCGAAGGTGTGGCCGGCCTCCGGTCGACGACGATCGCGGCCGGCGTGGCGCACGCGCCGGCCGCGGAATCGGCTGCCGCCGACACGGCGGCGAGCCGGGCCGCCGCCCCTTTCTTGCCATGCCGCAGGGTGAGGCCCGATCCTGATCGGGATAGCGAACGATACTGCTGGACGCCCGTACGTTATATCGAACGGCGACAGAGGGAAAGGAGGGGAACGTGAGCGTCCCCGAGGGCTCGGTTCGACACATGCTGGCCGCCAATCTCAGACGGGCGAGGACGCGGCGGGGCTTGTCGATCTCCGAGTTGTCCCGGCGCTCGAAGATCGGCAAGGCGACGCTGTCGCAGCTGGAGTCGGGAGCGGGCAACCCCACCATCGAGACGGTGTTCAGTCTGTCGCGCGTGCTGGAGGTGCCCATCTCCGACCTGTTGGACACCCCGCCCGCCAGCGGGCTCACCGTGGTGCGCGCCAAGGAGGCGGAGGTGCTGAGCGGCGAGGGGGTGAATCTGCGCCCGCTACAGCGGATCGAGTCCGGCGACGCCGTCTTCGAGGTCTTTGACCAGCAGGTACGAGCTGGCGGGCGGCAGGAGTCGCTCGGCCATGTCGGGACCGAGCACACGATCGTGCAGGCCGGCCGGCTCGGTGTGCGGGTGGAGGGGCACGAGGTCGAACTGGGCCCCGGCGACTACGTCGGCTTCGACGCCGCGGCGCCGCACAGCTACACGGCGCTCGACGGCGAGGTGCGCTCGGTGCTGCTGCTCCAGTACCGCGCCGATCAGCTGCTGCACCTGTCGGACACGACACCCGATGGCCCCTGCGCGACAGAAGGGTGACCGCCCGCGCCGCGGCGGCGAGAGGAATTCGGTCCGGCTGGACCGTTGACACGCTCCGCGCCGCGCCATAACTTTCCATTGTTCGGTTTAACGAACGAGGAGGGTTCGATGTACGGAACGCGGGTGGCGGTGCTGGGCGCCGGGATCGTCGGCGCCGCCTGCGCTCGCGAGCTGGCCCTGGCCGGGATCGAGGTCGTCGTCGTCGATCGCGGGGCAGCCGCTTCGGCGACCACCTCCCACGGCGAGGGCAATGTGCTCGTTTCCGACAAGGGGCCGGGCCCCGAGCTGGAACTCGCCCGGATCTCCCGGACGTTGTGGCCGCAGGTGCTCGCCGGGATCGCCGAGCGGTCCGCGCACGCGGCGCACACCGTGGAGTGGGAGCCCAAGGGCGGCATCGTCGTGGCGACAACCGGCGCCGGAGCCCAGGGGCTGGCCCGGTTCGCCGCCGGCCAGCGCGCGGCGGGGGTGCGCGCCGAGGTGCTGGACGCCGAGGCGCTCGCCGAGGCCGAGCCTTACGTCACCCGTGAGCACACCGCGGCCCTGTACTACCCCGAGGACGCGCAGGTGCAGCCGGCCGGAGCGGCCGCCGCCCTGCTCGGCGACGCGCTCGCGGCCGGTGCGAGCTTGCGGACGGGCTGCGAGGTGCTCGGCGCCGTCACCCGCGGCGGGAGGATCACCGGGGTACGCACCTCGGCCGGCCTGCTGGAGGCCGATGGGTTCGTCAACGCCGCGGGCCCCTGGTCCGGTGAGCTGTCCACCCGCCTCGGCGCACCGGTGGATGTCCGGCCCCGCCGCGGTGACGTCCTGGTGACCACGCCGCTGCCGCCGATGGTCTTCCACAAGGTCTACGACGCGGACTACGTGGGCGCGGTCGGCAGCAGCGCCGAGGATCTGCAGACCTCCGCGGTCGTGGAGTCCACCCGCGGCGGCAGCGTGCTCATCGGCTCGTCGCGCCGCCGGGTCGGCTTCGACGACCGGCTGCGCCCGGAGGTGCTGTCGGCCGTCGCCGCGAAGGCGCTGCGGCTGTT contains the following coding sequences:
- a CDS encoding enoyl-[acyl-carrier-protein] reductase (2-Nitropropane dioxygenase (NPD), one of the nitroalkane oxidizing enzyme families, catalyzes oxidative denitrification of nitroalkanes to their corresponding carbonyl compounds and nitrites. NDP isa member of the NAD(P)H-dependent flavin oxidoreductase...; cd04730;~Enoyl-[acyl-carrier-protein] reductase [Streptomyces venezuelae ATCC10712];~FMN binding site [chemical binding];~Nitronate monooxygenase; pfam03060;~identified by MetaGeneAnnotator; putative;~putative catalytic residue [active];~substrate binding site [chemical binding]), giving the protein MQTELSRTLGIEHALFGFTPFPAVAAAITRAGGLGVLGAVRYTAPDDLARDLDWMQAHTDGLPYGLDVVMPAKKVDGVTEADVEAMIPEGHRAFVRDTLAKHDVPDLPEGEASGWRITGWMEQVARGQLDVAFHYPIKLLANALGSPPPDVVARAHEHGVLVAALAGSARHARHHAAAGIDIVVAQGYEAGGHTGEIATMVLTPEVVDAVAPLPVLAAGGIGSGAQIAAGLALGAQGVWLGSLWLTTTEAELHSRALTAKLLAAGSGDTVRSRALTGKPARQLRTAWTDAWDDPAGPGPLPMPLQGLLVAEAVSRIQKYEVAPLLGTPVGQIVGRMTSERSVQQVVDDLTRGFEQAVDRIDRIAGRSAR
- a CDS encoding acyl-CoA synthetase (Adenylate forming domain, Class I; cl17068;~Bacterial Bile acid CoA ligases and similar proteins; cd05929;~acyl-CoA synthetase [Streptomyces cattleya NRRL 8057= DSM46488];~identified by MetaGeneAnnotator; putative;~long-chain-fatty-acid--CoA ligase; Validated;~putative AMP binding site [chemical binding];~putative CoA binding site [chemical binding];~putative active site [active]); protein product: MNQGPTRPDIEGLPGFWAQAAADPGRIVLVAPDGTRWSAGRLLADAHRLVHGLRAAGLERGDAFAVVLPNGPAFLTAYLAAAEAGFYLVPVNHHLVGPEIAWIVADSGARVLLAHERFAEAATGAADEAGLAPAGRFAVGGIPGFRPYAELLDGYSADTPADRTLGWVMNYTSGTTGRPRGIRRPLPGVPPEETHLGGFLGMFGIRPFDGNVHLVCSPLYHTAVLQFAAAALHLGHPLVVMDKWTPEEMLRLIDSHGCTHTHMVPTQFHRLLALPEEIRRRYDVSSMRHALHGAAPCPEHVKRAMIEWWGPCVEEYYAASEGGGTFATAEDWLKKPGTVGRAWPISELAVFDDDGNRLPPGRLGTVYMTMRSGGFRYHKDEAKTARSRIGDFFTVGDLGVLDEDGFLFLRDRKIDMIISGGVNIYPAEIEAALLAHPAVADAAVFGIPHPDWGEEVKAVVEPAEGHAPGPDLAAALLDHCTGRLASYKHPRSVDFIAVMPRDPNGKLYKRRLRASYGEAREGKG
- a CDS encoding Ca2+/H+ antiporter (Ca2+/H+ antiporter [Amycolatopsis mediterranei U32];~Ca2+/H+ antiporter [Inorganicion transport and metabolism]; COG0387;~Sodium/calcium exchanger protein; pfam01699;~identified by MetaGeneAnnotator; putative), whose amino-acid sequence is MSSTTAGLTRQWTTWGPVVAAIGLALGWGRDHLPGFAVALIVLCLIAAVLSAVHHAEVIALRVGEPYGSLVLAVAVTVIEVGLIVTLMIGGGDKATSYARDTVFAAVMITCNGIVGLALLVAALRNRTAVFHAEGTGGELAVVCTLTTMTLVLPTFTTSHPGPEFSAAQLGFAAVASLCLYGVFVAVQTVRHRDYFLPVTRPGQQIDDEHAQPPSFRMAWISLGLLLLALVAVVGNAKLVSPTIEDAVASAGLPKAVVGVVIAMMVLLPETLAAVRAARRDRMQTSMNLAYGSAIASIGLTIPVIALASIWLDGPLILGLGPLHMVLFVLTAVVSALTVVPGRATLLQGSVHLSIFAAFVFLSFSP